The Malus sylvestris chromosome 12, drMalSylv7.2, whole genome shotgun sequence genome contains a region encoding:
- the LOC126593854 gene encoding uncharacterized protein LOC126593854 isoform X2, whose protein sequence is MVISYLCFLNFKFIACLLNLMLNVFNCMRLARPWPRPQRGDIVGDIKASQGIDRGGHESTDLDFISTTKIMSILIVCSYQFLVSTMVQVVGIIPSLHAATKISGSAQGIVTVASRWHALMTCSSNDSPHNRSSDSLVNFEAANRLSSLHTCYSESDLESTDYVHVPTNSQMASHMASYHKGQAFEADAHYTLGPSDLRTI, encoded by the exons ATGGTAATAAGCTATTTATGCTttcttaatttcaaatttattgcTTGCTTATTGAATTTGATGCTTAATGTTTTCAATTGCATGCGGTTGGCACGACCATGGCCACGACCACAAAGAGGAGACATTGTTGGCGATATCAAAGCTTCTCAAGGAATTGACCGAGGAGGACATGAAAGTACAGATTTGGATTTCATCAGCACGACCAAGATCATGAGCATTTTGATTGTCTGCAGCTATCAGTTCTTG GTCTCCACAATGGTTCAGGTTGTCGGCATTATTCCTTCCTTGCACGCAGCTACTAAAATTTCCGGTAGTGCCCAAGGTATAGTGACAGTTGCCAGTAGATGGCATGCGTTAATGACATGTAGTTCTAATGATTCACCGCATAACAGAAGTTCAGACAGTTTGGTGAACTTTGAGGCTGCCAACAGATTGAGCTCACTGCATACATGTTACTCTGAGAGTGATTTGGAGTCAACGGATTATGTTCATGTGCCTACAAATTCCCAGATGGCTTCACATATGGCTTCATACCACAAGGGACAAGCTTTTG AGGCGGATGCACATTACACATTAGGACCAAGTGATCTCAGGACCATTTGA
- the LOC126593854 gene encoding uncharacterized protein LOC126593854 isoform X1 yields the protein MVISYLCFLNFKFIACLLNLMLNVFNCMRLARPWPRPQRGDIVGDIKASQGIDRGGHESTDLDFISTTKIMSILIVCSYQFLVSTMVQVVGIIPSLHAATKISGSAQGIVTVASRWHALMTCSSNDSPHNRSSDSLVNFEAANRLSSLHTCYSESDLESTDYVHVPTNSQMASHMASYHKGQAFGMHQLMLFQFYPFILNLKFQAFCLPFLCL from the exons ATGGTAATAAGCTATTTATGCTttcttaatttcaaatttattgcTTGCTTATTGAATTTGATGCTTAATGTTTTCAATTGCATGCGGTTGGCACGACCATGGCCACGACCACAAAGAGGAGACATTGTTGGCGATATCAAAGCTTCTCAAGGAATTGACCGAGGAGGACATGAAAGTACAGATTTGGATTTCATCAGCACGACCAAGATCATGAGCATTTTGATTGTCTGCAGCTATCAGTTCTTG GTCTCCACAATGGTTCAGGTTGTCGGCATTATTCCTTCCTTGCACGCAGCTACTAAAATTTCCGGTAGTGCCCAAGGTATAGTGACAGTTGCCAGTAGATGGCATGCGTTAATGACATGTAGTTCTAATGATTCACCGCATAACAGAAGTTCAGACAGTTTGGTGAACTTTGAGGCTGCCAACAGATTGAGCTCACTGCATACATGTTACTCTGAGAGTGATTTGGAGTCAACGGATTATGTTCATGTGCCTACAAATTCCCAGATGGCTTCACATATGGCTTCATACCACAAGGGACAAGCTTTTGGTATGCATCAGCTTATGCTGTTTCAGTTTTACCCGTTCATATTAAACCTTAAATTTCAAGCATTCTGTTTACCATTTTTGTGTTTGTAA
- the LOC126593852 gene encoding cyclin-L1-1-like produces the protein MIYTAIDTFYLTDEQLQNSPSRKDGIDEPKETTLRIYGCDLIQESGILLKLPQAVMATGQVLFHRFYCKKSFARFNVKKVAASCVWLASKLEECPKKARQVIIVFHRMECRRENLPIEHLDPYSKKYSDLKMELSRTERHILKEMGFICHVEHPHKFISNYLATLETPRELTQEAWNLANDSLRTTLCVRFKSEVVACGVVYAAARRFQVPLPENPPWWKAFDAEKSGIDEICRVLAHLYSLPKAKYIPVCKEGDSFTFSNKSWISSLPVTKEVPKNAPAPAAIDDTSNSKDTTALNPESSGSKGVLVKLPVDKPKDSKESGDEAKSMAVEEEAREDVKMKSKSERCMESSGDKSKDRERDRERDRERDRDRDRIRARDRDRGRDSDRDRDREEAERDRNRDRSHRSKDRAKDSGGHSDKSRHHSSRDRDYHSSSYSSRDKDRHRHHSHA, from the exons ATGATATACACGGCGATAGACACCTTCTACCTGACCGACGAGCAGTTGCAGAACTCGCCGTCGAGGAAGGACGGGATTGATGAACCCAAGGAAACCACGCTCAGAATCTACGGCTGTGATTTGATCCAAGAAAGCGGAATTCTGCTCAAATT ACCTCAAGCTGTAATGGCGACTGGTCAGGTTCTGTTTCACCGCTTCTATTGCAAGAAGTCCTTTGCTCGCTTCAATGTCAAG AAAGTTGCGGCTAGCTGTGTGTGGCTTGCATCGAAACTGGAGGAATGCCCTAAGAAAGCCAGACAGGTGATCATTGTTTTCCACCGGATGGAATGCAGGAGGGAGAACCTACCCATTGAGCATTTGGATCCATATTCAAAG aAATATTCGGACTTGAAGATGGAGTTGAGTAGAACAGAAAGGCATATTTTGAAAGAGATGGGTTTCATTTGTCATGTTGAACATCCTCATAAATTCATATCAAATTACCTTGCCACTCTGGAAACACCTCGGGAATTAACACAAGAAGCCTGGAATCTAGCAAATGACAG TTTGCGCACAACATTGTGTGTTCGATTCAAGAGCGAGGTGGTTGCTTGCGGTGTGGTTTATGCTGCTGCTCGGAGATTTCAAGTACCACTTCCTGAAAatccaccatggtggaaggcatTTGATGCTGAGAAATCAGGGATTGACGAAATTTGTAGGGTTCTGGCTCATTTGTACAGCCTTCCTAAAGCAAAGTACATACCGGTCTGTAAAGAGGGTGACTCTTTTACATTCTCTAACAAGTCATGGATTTCATCTCTGCCAGTTACAAAG GAAGTTCCAAAGAATGCTCCCGCTCCCGCAGCTATTGATGATACCTCTAATTCAAAGGATACAACAGCATTGAATCCTGAATCTAGTGGATCAAAGGGTGTGTTGGTCAAGCTACCCGTTGACAAGCCAAAGGACTCTAAAGAGAGTGGTGATGAAGCCAAGAGCATGGCTGTTGAGGAAGAGGCAAGAGAAGATGTCAAAATGAAGTCAAAGTCTGAACGCTGCATGGAATCAAGCGGTGATAAAAGCAAGGACAGAGAGAGGGACAGGGAAAGAGATAGGGAAAGGGACCGGGACAGGGACAGAATAAGGGCTCGGGATCGTGATAGGGGCAGGGATTCTGACCGAGATCGAGATCGAGAGGAGGCCGAGAGGGACAGAAACAGGGATCGGAGTCATCGTTCAAAGGATAGAGCAAAAGACTCAGGGGGGCATTCAGACAAATCGAGGCATCACTCGTCACGCGATCGTGACTATCACAGTTCCTCGTATTCTTCCCGGGATAAGGATCGCCATAGACATCATTCGCATGCTTGA
- the LOC126593851 gene encoding protein BONZAI 3-like isoform X1, which translates to MGGRFSDLRGGKAAVGTEPDAENDGAHNDAIEFFYRAHGAYPHFTQLELSFSASKLLDRDLLSKSDPMVVVYLKKNDGKLEELGRTEVILNNLNPVWIQNVSVAYQSEMVQNLIFHVYDVDTQFHNVPVKTLNLRDQEFLGEGSCDLSEIVTIQNRSLTMTLKGKKGHGGLRNFGTLTVHAEETIASRSAVEIKFRCAHLDNKDLFSKSDPFLIISRTVETGDSIPICKTEVVDNNLHPTWKPLCLSMQQFRSKDALLVIECFDFNNNGKHILIGRLRKSVADLEKLFKEGRGANMFIPSSRAGHEKVLKSQLFVDQFCEKEQFTFVDYISSGFELNCMVAVDFTASNGDPRNPESLHYIDPNGRPNSYQQAITEVGPVIQFYDADKSFPAWGFGGRTANGTVSHCFNLNGDSSESEVVGVEGIMAAYANAQRDVALSEPTLFGPVVNRAAKIATRSLSSNKYYVLVIITDGILTDLQETKDALVKACNLPLSILIVGVGNADFKEMKILDADNGQRLKSSTGHIATRDIVQFVPMRDVQTGGQISVVQGLLEELPGQFLSYMRSMDIKPLTFNAAAQASPA; encoded by the exons ATGGGAGGACGCTTTTCGGACTTGAGGGGAGGCAAGGCCGCCGTGGGCACCGAACCGGACGCCGAGAACGACGGCGCACACAACGATGCCATTGAATTCTTTTACAGGGCGCATGGTGCTTACCCGCATTTTACGCAACTCGAG TTATCCTTTTCAGCATCCAAGCTGCTTGATCGTGATCTCCTTTCCAAG AGTGATCCTATGGTGGTTGTATACCTCAAGAAGAATGATGGTAAGCTAGAGGAACTTGGGAGAACTGAAGTCATACTGAACAATTTAAATCCGGTATGGATACAGAACGTTTCAGTAGCTTATCAGTCCGAGATGGTGCAGAATTTGAT ATTCCATGTCTACGATGTTGATACACAATTCCACAATGTACCTGTAAAG ACTCTGAATTTGAGGGATCAAGAGTTTCTTGGAGAAGGCAGTTGTGACCTTTCAGAG ATTGTGACTATACAAAATCGAAGTTTAACAATGACTCTGAAAGGCAAAAAGGGGCATGGAGGTTTGAGAAACTTTGGAACACTCACCGTGCATGCCGAGGAAACTATTGCTTCTAGGAGTGCTGTAGAGATTAAATTCCGCTGTGCCCACTTGGACAACAAAGATCTCTTTTCTAAAAGC GATCCTTTCTTAATAATATCAAGAACTGTTGAGACTGGGGATTCTATTCCAATTTGCAAGACTGAAGTGGTGGATAACAATTTACACCCGACCTGGAAACCATTATGCCTGAGTATGCAACAGTTCAGAAGCAAG GACGCCCTGCTGGTTATTGAGTGTTTTGATTTCAACAACAATGGCAAACACATTCTTATTGG GAGACTCCGAAAATCAGTAGCAGACCTTGAAAAACTATTCAAAGAAGGACGTGGGGCGAACATGTTTATTCCATCTTCTCGTGCGGGTCATGAAAAG GTTTTGAAGAGTCAGCTATTTGTGGACCAATTTTGTGAGAAAGAACAATTCACCTTTGTTGACTATATATCTAGTGGGTTTGAGCTTAACTGCATGGTTGCAGTTGATTTTACGG CTTCAAATGGAGATCCTAGAAATCCCGAGTCTTTGCACTATATTGATCCTAATGGCCGGCCGAATTCTTACCAGCAG GCTATAACAGAAGTAGGACCAGTCATTCAGTTCTACGATGCTGATAAGAGTTTTCCTGCTTGGGGCTTTGGAGGAAGGACGGCTAATGGAACTGTATCACACTGCTTCAACTTGAATGGAGATTCAAGTGAATCTGAG GTTGTCGGAGTTGAAGGCATAATGGCTGCTTATGCCAATGCTCAACGCGATGTTGCTCTGTCAGAACCGACGTTGTTTGGCCCAGTGGTTAACAGGGCTGCTAAAATTGCCACCAGGTCCCTCTCGTCCAACAAGTACTACGTCTTGGTCATTATAACG GATGGAATCCTCACTGACCTTCAAGAAACAAAAGATGCTTTGGTGAAAGCATGTAATCTTCCTCTATCAATCCTCATCGTTGGAGTTGGTAATGCGGATTTCAAAGAAATGAAG ATCCTTGACGCTGACAACGGGCAACGATTAAAAAGTTCTACAGGTCACATAGCTACGCGTGACATTGTCCAGTTCGTTCCAATGAGAGATGTGCAGA CAGGTGGGCAGATTTCTGTTGTTCAAGGTCTTTTGGAAGAGCTGCCCGGACAGTTTTTGAGTTACATGCGTTCCATGGACATCAAGCCGCTCACCTTCAATGCCGCTGCCCAAGCATCACCTGCCTGA
- the LOC126593851 gene encoding protein BONZAI 3-like isoform X2 codes for MGGRFSDLRGGKAAVGTEPDAENDGAHNDAIEFFYRAHGAYPHFTQLELSFSASKLLDRDLLSKSDPMVVVYLKKNDGKLEELGRTEVILNNLNPVWIQNVSVAYQSEMVQNLIFHVYDVDTQFHNVPVKTLNLRDQEFLGEGSCDLSEIVTIQNRSLTMTLKGKKGHGGLRNFGTLTVHAEETIASRSAVEIKFRCAHLDNKDLFSKSDPFLIISRTVETGDSIPICKTEVVDNNLHPTWKPLCLSMQQFRSKDALLVIECFDFNNNGKHILIGRLRKSVADLEKLFKEGRGANMFIPSSRAGHEKVLKSQLFVDQFCEKEQFTFVDYISSGFELNCMVAVDFTASNGDPRNPESLHYIDPNGRPNSYQQAITEVGPVIQFYDADKSFPAWGFGGRTANGTVSHCFNLNGDSSESEVVGVEGIMAAYANAQRDVALSEPTLFGPVVNRAAKIATRSLSSNKYYVLVIITDGILTDLQETKDALVKACNLPLSILIVGVGNADFKEMKILDADNGQRLKSSTGHIATRDIVQFVPMRDVQSGQISVVQGLLEELPGQFLSYMRSMDIKPLTFNAAAQASPA; via the exons ATGGGAGGACGCTTTTCGGACTTGAGGGGAGGCAAGGCCGCCGTGGGCACCGAACCGGACGCCGAGAACGACGGCGCACACAACGATGCCATTGAATTCTTTTACAGGGCGCATGGTGCTTACCCGCATTTTACGCAACTCGAG TTATCCTTTTCAGCATCCAAGCTGCTTGATCGTGATCTCCTTTCCAAG AGTGATCCTATGGTGGTTGTATACCTCAAGAAGAATGATGGTAAGCTAGAGGAACTTGGGAGAACTGAAGTCATACTGAACAATTTAAATCCGGTATGGATACAGAACGTTTCAGTAGCTTATCAGTCCGAGATGGTGCAGAATTTGAT ATTCCATGTCTACGATGTTGATACACAATTCCACAATGTACCTGTAAAG ACTCTGAATTTGAGGGATCAAGAGTTTCTTGGAGAAGGCAGTTGTGACCTTTCAGAG ATTGTGACTATACAAAATCGAAGTTTAACAATGACTCTGAAAGGCAAAAAGGGGCATGGAGGTTTGAGAAACTTTGGAACACTCACCGTGCATGCCGAGGAAACTATTGCTTCTAGGAGTGCTGTAGAGATTAAATTCCGCTGTGCCCACTTGGACAACAAAGATCTCTTTTCTAAAAGC GATCCTTTCTTAATAATATCAAGAACTGTTGAGACTGGGGATTCTATTCCAATTTGCAAGACTGAAGTGGTGGATAACAATTTACACCCGACCTGGAAACCATTATGCCTGAGTATGCAACAGTTCAGAAGCAAG GACGCCCTGCTGGTTATTGAGTGTTTTGATTTCAACAACAATGGCAAACACATTCTTATTGG GAGACTCCGAAAATCAGTAGCAGACCTTGAAAAACTATTCAAAGAAGGACGTGGGGCGAACATGTTTATTCCATCTTCTCGTGCGGGTCATGAAAAG GTTTTGAAGAGTCAGCTATTTGTGGACCAATTTTGTGAGAAAGAACAATTCACCTTTGTTGACTATATATCTAGTGGGTTTGAGCTTAACTGCATGGTTGCAGTTGATTTTACGG CTTCAAATGGAGATCCTAGAAATCCCGAGTCTTTGCACTATATTGATCCTAATGGCCGGCCGAATTCTTACCAGCAG GCTATAACAGAAGTAGGACCAGTCATTCAGTTCTACGATGCTGATAAGAGTTTTCCTGCTTGGGGCTTTGGAGGAAGGACGGCTAATGGAACTGTATCACACTGCTTCAACTTGAATGGAGATTCAAGTGAATCTGAG GTTGTCGGAGTTGAAGGCATAATGGCTGCTTATGCCAATGCTCAACGCGATGTTGCTCTGTCAGAACCGACGTTGTTTGGCCCAGTGGTTAACAGGGCTGCTAAAATTGCCACCAGGTCCCTCTCGTCCAACAAGTACTACGTCTTGGTCATTATAACG GATGGAATCCTCACTGACCTTCAAGAAACAAAAGATGCTTTGGTGAAAGCATGTAATCTTCCTCTATCAATCCTCATCGTTGGAGTTGGTAATGCGGATTTCAAAGAAATGAAG ATCCTTGACGCTGACAACGGGCAACGATTAAAAAGTTCTACAGGTCACATAGCTACGCGTGACATTGTCCAGTTCGTTCCAATGAGAGATGTGCAGA GTGGGCAGATTTCTGTTGTTCAAGGTCTTTTGGAAGAGCTGCCCGGACAGTTTTTGAGTTACATGCGTTCCATGGACATCAAGCCGCTCACCTTCAATGCCGCTGCCCAAGCATCACCTGCCTGA
- the LOC126592345 gene encoding protein HEAT INTOLERANT 4-like produces MEELRGRQNLLRISCKTRKRKWRMNSSNSTTNIDLPLQKRKQVQPAGAEYLAEDLLKAALPFGIEDWDQLEQVHNNFKGDFSNLRQAFEQGRKLRIDTSDNNNNVYLFLSTENEYEHVVIPTLVVVVPPPPPSLEIAIRTSRNDFKEIVPLKKMKMGWTQSCSQRRAALNRIEEGRFEQFPDCMLYVFNTLESNPVDQTRLVSDEQPKLEVEEAKVRRAVFENMKIYKFKFYTRNN; encoded by the exons ATGGAGGAGTTAAGAGGACGGCAAAACCTGTTGCGAATATCTTGTAAAACGAGGAAGAGAAAGTGGAGGATGAACAGTAGCAATTCCACCACCAACATTGATCTGCCGTTACAAAAGCGAAAGCAGGTCCAGCCGGCCGGAGCGGAGTACTTGGCGGAGGACCTACTGAAGGCGGCGTTGCCTTTCGGGATAGAAGACTGGGATCAGCTGGAACAAGTGCACAACAACTTCAAGGGGGACTTCTCTAATCTTCGACAAGCTTTCGAACAAGGCCGAAAGCTCCGTATCGACACTTCTGACAATAACAACAATGTCTACCTCTTCCTGAGTACGGAGAATGAATATGAACATGTTGTTATACCAACTCTGGTGGTGGTCGTGCCGCCTCCTCCGCCTTCCCTCGAGATAGCAATCCGAACATCCCGCAACGACTTCAAGGAAATCGTTCcgttgaagaaaatgaagatggGTTGGACCCAATC TTGCTCTCAGAGAAGGGCTGCTTTGAACCGCATTGAGGAAGGCCGGTTTGAGCAGTTTCCGGACTGCATGCTGTACGTGTTTAACACACTCGAATCCAATCCTGTAGACCAAACGAGGCTCGTGAGTGACGAGCAGCCGAAGCTGGAAGTGGAGGAAGCCAAAGTGCGCAGAGCGGTTTTCGAAAACATGAAGATTTATAAGTTTAAGTTTTACACACGAAATAATTAG
- the LOC126593854 gene encoding uncharacterized protein LOC126593854 isoform X3, with protein sequence MVISYLCFLNFKFIACLLNLMLNVFNCMRLARPWPRPQRGDIVGDIKASQGIDRGGHESTDLDFISTTKIMSILIVCSYQFLVSTMVQVVGIIPSLHAATKISGSAQGIVTVASRWHALMTCSSNDSPHNRSSDSLVNFEAANRLSSLHTCYSESDLESTDYVHVPTNSQMASHMASYHKGQAFVKVGVFKSRSIVRAYY encoded by the exons ATGGTAATAAGCTATTTATGCTttcttaatttcaaatttattgcTTGCTTATTGAATTTGATGCTTAATGTTTTCAATTGCATGCGGTTGGCACGACCATGGCCACGACCACAAAGAGGAGACATTGTTGGCGATATCAAAGCTTCTCAAGGAATTGACCGAGGAGGACATGAAAGTACAGATTTGGATTTCATCAGCACGACCAAGATCATGAGCATTTTGATTGTCTGCAGCTATCAGTTCTTG GTCTCCACAATGGTTCAGGTTGTCGGCATTATTCCTTCCTTGCACGCAGCTACTAAAATTTCCGGTAGTGCCCAAGGTATAGTGACAGTTGCCAGTAGATGGCATGCGTTAATGACATGTAGTTCTAATGATTCACCGCATAACAGAAGTTCAGACAGTTTGGTGAACTTTGAGGCTGCCAACAGATTGAGCTCACTGCATACATGTTACTCTGAGAGTGATTTGGAGTCAACGGATTATGTTCATGTGCCTACAAATTCCCAGATGGCTTCACATATGGCTTCATACCACAAGGGACAAGCTTTTG TTAAAGTTGGTGTATTCAAGTCCCGCAGCATCGTGCGCGCATATTACTAG
- the LOC126593853 gene encoding uncharacterized protein LOC126593853, producing MVLFFLVEEKLEVWNDITSENHHRLVRTIIFQIVHLQTWIVPILFRTFPLQFQVVLIQLGGNSTPQQNEFKVDLDNLERDPGKRIPKKDYPPDIRDEVRIAYILMEPFRATRWNSHYGTLISLITMFSSVVNVLEMIVDDNTNNSVAEANMLLKDIQSFEFVFLLFLMKSILGIMYDLSQALQKDDQDIVNAMALVNTCKEQLLYMRNDVGFDLLVDKVLSFCVQHHIEVINMDETYVVHGRPCRNSHKKTNRHRYKVELFFVVIDSQLTELNDRFNETSTELLICLASLSPNDSFAAFDKEKLLRLAQLYP from the exons ATGGTCCTCTTCTTCTTGGTCGAAGAG AAATTAGAAGTATGGAACGATATTACAAGCGAAAATCATCATCGATTAGTTCGGACAATCATATTCCAAATAGTTCATCTCCAAACTTGGATAGTTCCAATCCTATTCCGAACATTTCCCCTCCAATTCCAAGTAGTTCTAATCCAATTGGGGGGTAATtccactccacaacaaaatgagtTTAAAGTTGATTTGGATAATCTTGAGAGAGACCCCGGAAAGAGAATTCCAAAAAAGGATTATCCTCCAGATATTCGAGATGAGGTCCGAATAGCATATATATTGATGGAGCCTTTTAGAGCTACAAGATGGAATTCACATTATGGTACTTTGATTAGTTTGATTACTATGTTCTCATCTGTGGTCAATGTGCTTGAAATGATTGTTGATGATAATACCAATAATAGTGTGGCCGAAGCAAATATGTTATTGAAAGACATACAAtcttttgagtttgtgtttCTCCTATTTTTGATGAAATCTATATTAGGAATCATGTATGATTTATCACAAGCATTACAAAAGGatgatcaagatattgtgaatgcaatggctTTAGTCAACACATGTAAAGAACAACTACTCTACATGAGGAATGATGTGGGGTTTGaccttttggttgacaaagtaCTGTCATTTTGTGTCCAACATCATATTGAGGTTATTAACATGGATGAGACATATGTAGTTCATGGGAGGCCGTGCCGTAATTCCCACAAAAAGACCAACCGTCATCGTTACAAAGTGGAGCTCTTTTTTGTTGTCATTGATTCCCAGCTTACAGAGTTAAATGATCGCTTCAATGAAACAAGTACCGAATTGCTCATTTGTTTGGCTAGTTTGAGTCCAAATGATTCTTTTGCAgcttttgacaaagaaaagttACTTCGCCTTGCTCAATTGTACCCTTAA